TCCAGCGGCGAACCGACCTGTTCGATCTTGCCGCCATTCAACACCACCACTTTGTCGGCCATGGTCATGGCTTCCACCTGGTCGTGGGTCACGTAGATCATCGTGGCTTGCAGCTCCTTGTGCAGGCGCAGCAGTTCCAGTCGCATCTGCACGCGCAGGGCAGCATCAAGGTTGGACAGCGGTTCGTCGAACAGGAAGATTTTCGGGTTGCGCACGATGGCGCGGCCGATGGCCACGCGTTGACGCTGGCCGCCCGACAGCTGTTTCGGTTTGCGCTCCAGCATCGGCCCGAGCTCGAGGATACGCGCCGCTTCGCCGACTTTTTTCTCGACTTCGGCTTTGGGTACGCCCGCCAGATCGAGGGCGAACGACATGTTTTTGCGCACGCTCATGTGCGGGTACAGGGCGTAGGTCTGGAACACCATCGCCAGGTCTCGCTTGGCCGGGCTGACTTCGGTGATGTCGCGGCCATCGAGTTCGATGGTGCCGCCGCTGACTTCTTCCAGGCCGGCGATCAACCGCAGCAGCGTGGATTTACCGCAGCCTGACGGGCCGACGAAGACCACGAATTCCTTGTCGTTCACTTCCAGGTCGATGCCTTTGATGATGGAAAAGCCTTCGAAGCCTTTTTGCAGATTCTTGATTTTCAGGTTGGCCATGGTGGTGGGCCTCCGCTTGTTATTTTTAAGATCAAAAGATCGCAGCCTGCGGCAGCTCCTACAGGAGATTTATGCCGATACGACGTCCCGCGCAGGAGCTGCCGAAGGCTGCGATCTTTTGCTTTCAATGTTCATTTCACTGCACCAAACGACAGGCCGCGGACCAGTTGTTTCTGGCTGATCCAGCCGAAGATCAGGATCGGCGCGCAGGCCAGCGTGGACACCGCCGACAACTTGGCCCAGAACAGGCCTTCGGGACTTGAGTACGAAGCGATCAGCGCGGTCAGTGGCGCGGCTTTCGACGAGGTCAGGTTCAACGACCAGAACGCCTCGTTCCAGCACAGGATCAACGACAGCAGCACTGTGGAAGCCAGACCGCCCTTGGCGATCGGCAACAGCACCCGGACCATTTCCTGCCACAGCGTGGCGCCGTCGAGGCGTGCGGCTTCGAGGATGTCTTTGGGGATGTCCTTGAAGTAGGTGTAAATCATCCAGACCACGATCGGCAGGTTGATCAGCGTGTAGATCACGATCAGCGCGATCCGCGTGTCGAGCAGGCCAAAGCTCTTGGCCAGCAAGTAGATCGGCATCAGCACGCCCACCGGCGGCAGCATCTTGGTGGAGAGCATCCACAGCAGTGTGCCTTTGGTGCGCTGGGTTTCGTAGAACGCCATCGAGTAGGCCGCAGGCACCGCGATCAGCAGGCACAGGGCCGTGGCGCTGAAGGAGATCACCACCGAGTTCCAGGCAAAACTGAAGTAATCGCTGCGCTCGTTGATGTGCAGGTAGTTCTCCAGCGTCGGCGTGAAGATGAACTGCGGCGGCGTGGCGAACGCGTCGATCTCGGTTTTGAAGCTGGTCAGCACCATCCAGAAAATCGGGAAGAAGATCAGGATCGCGATGGCCCAGGCCAGGGTGCCAAGCAGCAGGCTTTGCAGGCGACGGGATTGTTGAAGGGTCATGGCGCAGGCCTCAGGCTTTGTCTGTCAGGTTTTTGCCGATCATCCGCACCAGCACGATGGCCGCGATGTTGGCGATCACCACCGCAATCAAACCGCCGGCGGACGCCATGCCGACGTCGAACTGCACCAGCGCCTGGTTGTAGATCAGGTAGGCGAGGTTGGTCGAGGCATAGCCGGGGCCTCCGTTGGTGGTGGTGAAGATTTCGGCGAACACCGAGAGCAGGAAGATGGTTTCGATCATCACCACCACGGCGATGGGACGCGCCAGGTGTGGCAGGGTCAAGTGCCAGAAGATCGCGATGGGCCCGGCGCCATCGAGGCGCGCGGCTTCTTTCTGTTCCTGGTCGAGAGACTGCATGGCGGTCATCAGAATCAGGATCGCGAAGGGCAGCCATTGCCACGAGACAATGATGATGATCGACA
This DNA window, taken from Pseudomonas fluorescens NCIMB 11764, encodes the following:
- a CDS encoding ABC transporter ATP-binding protein: MANLKIKNLQKGFEGFSIIKGIDLEVNDKEFVVFVGPSGCGKSTLLRLIAGLEEVSGGTIELDGRDITEVSPAKRDLAMVFQTYALYPHMSVRKNMSFALDLAGVPKAEVEKKVGEAARILELGPMLERKPKQLSGGQRQRVAIGRAIVRNPKIFLFDEPLSNLDAALRVQMRLELLRLHKELQATMIYVTHDQVEAMTMADKVVVLNGGKIEQVGSPLDLYHQPANLFVAGFLGTPKMGFLKGKVTRVDSQSCEVALDAGTRITLPLSGANLSVGGAVTLGIRPEHLELAQTGDCTLQVTADVSERLGSDTFCHVLTASGEALTMRVRGDLASRYGETLSLHLDAEHCHLFDADGVALTRPLRAAA
- a CDS encoding carbohydrate ABC transporter permease; this encodes MTLQQSRRLQSLLLGTLAWAIAILIFFPIFWMVLTSFKTEIDAFATPPQFIFTPTLENYLHINERSDYFSFAWNSVVISFSATALCLLIAVPAAYSMAFYETQRTKGTLLWMLSTKMLPPVGVLMPIYLLAKSFGLLDTRIALIVIYTLINLPIVVWMIYTYFKDIPKDILEAARLDGATLWQEMVRVLLPIAKGGLASTVLLSLILCWNEAFWSLNLTSSKAAPLTALIASYSSPEGLFWAKLSAVSTLACAPILIFGWISQKQLVRGLSFGAVK